One genomic region from Streptomyces sp. NBC_00582 encodes:
- the gyrA gene encoding DNA gyrase subunit A, translating into MADENTPVTPEEGEVAMRVEPVGLETEMQRSYLDYAMSVIVSRALPDVRDGLKPVHRRVLYAMYDGGYRPERGFYKCARVVGDVMGNYHPHGDSSIYDALVRLAQPWSMRMPLVDSNGNFGSPGNDPAAAMRYTECKLAPLSMEMVRDIDEETVDFTDNYDGRSQEPTVLPARFPNLLINGSAGIAVGMATNIPPHNLREVAAGAQWYLENPEATHEELLDALIERIKGPDFPTGALVVGRKGIEEAYRTGRGSITMRAVVEVEEIQNRQCLVVTELPYQVNPDNLAQKIADLVKDGKIGGIADVRDETSSRTGQRLVIVLKRDAVAKVVLNNLYKHTDLQSNFGANMLALVDGVPRTLSLDAFIRHWVTHQIEVIVRRTRFRLRKAEERAHILRGLLKALDAIDEVIALIRGSETVDVARTGLMELLEIDEIQANAILEMQLRRLAALERQKIVQEHDELQAKINEYNQILASPVRQRGIVSAELAAIVEKFGDDRKTMLVPYDGDMSIEDLIAEEDIVVTVSRGGYVKRTKTVDYRAQKRGGKGVRGTKLKEDDIVDHFFVSTTHHWLLFFTNKGRVYRAKAYELPDAGRDARGQHVANLLAFQPDEAIAEILAIRDYEAAPYLVLATKGGLVKKTPLKDYDSPRSGGVIAINLRETEDGSDDELIGAELVSADDDLLLISKKAQSIRFTATDETLRPMGRATSGVKGMSFREGDQLLSMNVVRPGTFVFTATDGGYAKRTAVDEYRVQGRGGLGIKAAKIVEDRGSLVGALVVEETDEILAITLSGGVIRTRVNEVRETGRDTMGVQLINLGKRDAVVGIARNAEAGREAEEVDGDEAVDETAEAAATTGTDEGEAPSAE; encoded by the coding sequence ATGGCCGACGAGAACACTCCCGTCACCCCTGAAGAGGGCGAAGTCGCGATGCGCGTCGAGCCCGTCGGGCTCGAGACGGAGATGCAGCGCTCGTACCTGGACTACGCGATGTCCGTCATCGTGTCCCGTGCGCTGCCCGACGTCCGTGACGGTCTCAAGCCCGTCCACCGCCGCGTCCTGTACGCCATGTACGACGGCGGCTACCGCCCCGAGCGCGGCTTCTACAAGTGCGCCCGCGTCGTCGGCGACGTCATGGGCAACTACCACCCCCACGGCGACTCCTCGATCTACGACGCCCTGGTCCGCCTCGCCCAGCCCTGGTCGATGCGGATGCCGCTGGTGGACTCCAACGGCAACTTCGGCTCCCCGGGCAACGACCCGGCGGCGGCGATGCGCTACACCGAGTGCAAGCTGGCGCCGCTGTCGATGGAGATGGTCCGTGACATCGACGAGGAGACCGTCGACTTCACGGACAACTACGACGGCCGCTCCCAGGAGCCGACCGTCCTGCCCGCCCGCTTCCCGAACCTGCTGATCAACGGCTCCGCCGGGATCGCGGTCGGCATGGCGACCAACATCCCGCCGCACAACCTGCGCGAGGTCGCGGCCGGCGCCCAGTGGTACCTGGAGAACCCGGAGGCCACGCACGAGGAGCTCCTGGACGCTCTCATCGAGCGCATCAAGGGCCCCGACTTCCCGACCGGCGCCCTGGTCGTCGGCCGCAAGGGCATCGAGGAGGCGTACCGCACGGGCCGCGGCTCGATCACCATGCGCGCGGTCGTCGAGGTCGAGGAGATCCAGAACCGCCAGTGCCTGGTGGTCACGGAACTGCCGTACCAGGTCAACCCGGACAACCTCGCGCAGAAGATCGCCGACCTGGTGAAGGACGGCAAGATCGGCGGCATCGCGGACGTCCGCGACGAGACGAGCTCGCGCACGGGCCAGCGCCTGGTCATCGTGCTGAAGCGGGACGCGGTCGCCAAGGTCGTCCTGAACAACCTCTACAAGCACACGGACCTGCAGTCGAACTTCGGCGCCAACATGCTGGCCCTGGTCGACGGCGTCCCGCGCACCCTCTCCCTGGACGCCTTCATCCGCCACTGGGTGACGCACCAGATCGAGGTCATCGTCCGCCGTACGCGCTTCCGTCTGCGCAAGGCGGAGGAGCGCGCGCACATCCTGCGCGGCCTGCTGAAGGCCCTGGACGCCATCGACGAGGTCATCGCCCTCATCCGGGGCAGTGAGACCGTCGACGTCGCGCGTACGGGCCTGATGGAGCTCCTGGAGATCGACGAGATCCAGGCGAACGCCATCCTCGAGATGCAGCTGCGCCGACTGGCCGCCCTGGAGCGCCAGAAGATCGTCCAGGAGCACGACGAGCTCCAGGCGAAGATCAACGAGTACAACCAGATCCTCGCCTCGCCGGTCCGCCAGCGCGGCATCGTCAGCGCGGAACTCGCCGCGATCGTCGAGAAGTTCGGCGACGACCGCAAGACCATGCTGGTGCCCTACGACGGTGACATGTCCATCGAGGACCTGATCGCCGAGGAGGACATCGTCGTCACGGTCTCGCGCGGCGGGTACGTCAAGCGGACCAAGACCGTCGACTACCGCGCCCAGAAGCGCGGCGGCAAGGGCGTGCGGGGCACGAAGCTGAAGGAAGACGACATCGTCGACCACTTCTTCGTCTCCACCACGCACCACTGGCTGCTGTTCTTCACCAACAAGGGCCGGGTGTACCGCGCGAAGGCGTACGAGCTGCCCGACGCCGGCCGGGACGCGCGCGGCCAGCACGTGGCGAACCTGCTCGCCTTCCAGCCGGACGAGGCGATCGCCGAGATCCTCGCCATCCGCGACTACGAGGCGGCGCCCTACCTGGTGCTCGCCACCAAGGGCGGCCTGGTCAAGAAGACGCCGCTGAAGGATTACGATTCGCCCCGTTCCGGCGGTGTCATCGCCATCAACCTCCGGGAGACGGAGGACGGTTCCGACGACGAACTGATCGGTGCCGAACTCGTCTCGGCCGACGACGATCTGCTGCTGATCAGCAAGAAGGCGCAGTCGATCCGTTTCACGGCCACGGACGAAACGCTCCGCCCCATGGGCCGCGCCACCTCGGGTGTCAAGGGCATGAGCTTCCGCGAGGGGGACCAGCTCCTCTCGATGAATGTTGTTCGACCCGGTACGTTCGTGTTCACTGCCACAGACGGCGGGTACGCGAAGCGGACCGCCGTCGACGAGTACCGCGTCCAGGGCCGCGGCGGCCTCGGCATCAAGGCCGCCAAGATCGTGGAGGACCGCGGTTCGCTCGTCGGCGCGCTGGTGGTCGAGGAGACCGACGAGATCCTCGCCATCACGTTGTCGGGTGGTGTGATTCGTACGCGAGTCAACGAGGTCAGGGAGACGGGCCGTGACACCATGGGCGTCCAACTGATCAACCTGGGCAAGCGCGATGCCGTCGTAGGTATCGCACGTAACGCCGAGGCGGGGCGCGAGGCGGAGGAGGTCGACGGCGACGAGGCCGTGGACGAGACCGCCGAAGCCGCCGCGACCACCGGCACGGACGAGGGTGAGGCGCCCTCGGCCGAGTAG